A window of the Nitrosopumilus ureiphilus genome harbors these coding sequences:
- a CDS encoding DsbA family protein, protein MIHGPSLGIGAAIASIVIIVVFLGFQGITNQSELTIEPIPQIQETGPPKITMNTFLENGSPLLGNPNAPVTLVEFGDYQCHFCNVFFHTTEDNILKNYVETGKVRMIFKDYNIIGPDSVTASHGAHCADDQKLFWEYHDILYSNWTGENNGWASSENLVKFAQEIGLDMNEWSECMNSQKHSQVILASNEDARSLEITGTPAFFVIGPDGKTTRIFGAQPFEVFENIFEIELEKSN, encoded by the coding sequence TTGATACATGGACCATCACTTGGAATAGGTGCTGCTATTGCATCTATAGTCATAATAGTGGTATTTTTAGGATTTCAGGGAATCACTAATCAGTCAGAATTAACAATAGAGCCAATTCCTCAAATTCAAGAAACAGGGCCACCAAAAATTACCATGAACACATTTTTGGAAAATGGCTCACCTTTACTTGGAAATCCAAATGCACCGGTTACACTAGTAGAGTTTGGAGATTATCAATGTCATTTCTGTAACGTATTTTTTCACACAACTGAAGACAATATATTAAAAAATTATGTAGAAACGGGAAAAGTACGAATGATTTTCAAAGATTACAACATTATCGGTCCTGATTCAGTAACTGCATCACATGGTGCTCATTGTGCAGATGATCAAAAATTATTTTGGGAGTATCATGATATTTTGTATTCAAATTGGACTGGGGAAAATAATGGATGGGCATCATCAGAGAATCTTGTAAAGTTTGCACAAGAAATAGGATTAGATATGAATGAGTGGTCAGAATGCATGAATAGTCAAAAGCATTCACAAGTTATTCTTGCAAGTAATGAAGATGCAAGATCTCTTGAAATAACAGGCACTCCTGCATTTTTTGTCATTGGGCCTGATGGAAAAACCACTCGAATTTTTGGAGCTCAGCCTTTTGAAGTATTTGAAAATATTTTTGAAATAGAACTTGAAAAATCAAATTAG